The Mercurialis annua linkage group LG2, ddMerAnnu1.2, whole genome shotgun sequence genome contains a region encoding:
- the LOC126669188 gene encoding putative pentatricopeptide repeat-containing protein At3g15200 — MTFISCISLGCFRRTLNMPPIPKLHSFGSPHNENRLKSYLSNFMSQCKVFHFVHSVVESPSLIEIETPSELAFNVQNVLKTYRDSPLRKVELALTRCSPVVTEDLMLNVLKRHRYDWKSAFTFFNWVAKGGQIQLGSNAYNEILDILGKMRRFDELIQVLDTMSKSEGLVNEETYRVLVNRYAAAHKVEEAIEVFNRRSDLGLEIDLAAFQKLLMCLCRYKHVEIAETLLYSKGRDFGLDIKTMNIVLNGWCVLDNVREAKRFWKDIIESKCKPDLFTYGTFIKALTKKGKLGTAMKLYRAMWEKQCKPDVVICNCIIDALCFKKRIPEALEVFREMSERGCIPNVATYNSLLKHLSKIRRMEKVYELLDEMLDKKGSCMPDNITLNYLLKSLKKPEEVPLLLERMERNGCKVNSDTYNLILKLYVDWDCEAKVEDTWNDMEKYGLGPDRRSYTIMIHWLYNKGRINDALKYLREMTTKGMVPEPRTEILVSVVNRKSKENDASKGEKVQ; from the coding sequence aTGACATTCATTAGTTGCATTTCACTGGGTTGTTTTAGGAGAACACTAAACATGCCTCCCATACCCAAGCTTCACTCTTTCGGCTCCCCGCATAACGAAAATCGCCTAAAGAGTTACTTATCGAATTTCATGTCCCAATGTAAAGTGTTTCACTTTGTTCATTCCGTCGTAGAATCCCCTTCattaattgaaattgaaacGCCCAGCGAACTAGCGTTTAATGTGCAAAATGTTCTAAAGACTTATAGAGACAGCCCATTAAGGAAGGTTGAACTTGCTCTCACCCGATGTAGCCCCGTTGTCACAGAAGATCTAATGTTGAATGTGCTGAAGAGGCATCGTTATGATTGGAAATCAGCTTTTACGTTCTTCAATTGGGTTGCTAAAGGTGGTCAAATTCAATTGGGATCAAATGCTTATAATGAGATTCTGGACATTCTTGGAAAAATGAGACGCTTTGATGAATTGATCCAAGTACTTGACACGATGTCTAAGAGTGAGGGACTTGTCAATGAGGAAACGTATAGAGTTCTAGTTAATAGATATGCTGCTGCACATAAGGTCGAGGAGGCAATTGAGGTTTTCAATAGGAGGAGCGATTTAGGGCTTGAGATTGACTTGGCTGCATTCCAGAAGCTTTTAATGTGTTTATGTAGGTATAAGCATGTAGAAATTGCAGAGACTCTGCTTTATTCTAAGGGAAGAGATTTTGGCTTGGATATAAAGACGATGAATATTGTTCTGAATGGTTGGTGTGTGCTGGATAATGTTCGCGAGGCGAAGAGGTTTTGGAAAGATATAATTGAGTCTAAATGCAAACCGGATTTGTTTACTTATGGAACTTTTATAAAAGCATTGACCAAGAAGGGAAAATTAGGCACAGCCATGAAACTTTATCGAGCAATGTGGGAGAAACAATGCAAACCAGATGTGGTGATCTGCAATTGTATAATTGATGCATTGTGCTTCAAGAAGAGAATTCCTGAGGCTCTGGAAGTTTTCAGGGAAATGAGTGAGCGCGGTTGTATACCGAATGTGGCCACCTATAACTCGCTCCTCAAGCATTTATCTAAAATACGGAGGATGGAGAAGGTTTATGAGCTTCTGGATGAAATGCTGGATAAGAAGGGGAGTTGCATGCCGGATAATATAACTCTAAACTACTTGCTCAAGTCATTGAAGAAGCCAGAGGAAGTGCCTCTGCTTTTGGAAAGGATGGAGAGAAATGGATGCAAGGTCAACAGTGACACATATAACTTGATCTTGAAATTGTACGTTGATTGGGATTGTGAGGCAAAAGTTGAAGATACTTGGAATGATATGGAGAAATATGGGTTGGGACCTGATCGGCGATCTTATACTATTATGATCCACTGGCTCTATAACAAGGGAAGAATTAACGATGCTTTGAAATACCTTAGGGAGATGACAACCAAGGGAATGGTCCCAGAGCCCAGGACTGAAATTTTAGTCAGTGTTGTGAATAGGAAATCGAAAGAAAATGACGCTAGCAAAGGGGAAAAGGTGCAATAA
- the LOC126669187 gene encoding pentatricopeptide repeat-containing protein At5g18475 has product MRVLSHNYRTFSTSTSARYSFPWISPLQFSKEASPVPHSLEETSNTLVEAPRKRKFISHESAINLIKHERDPQHALEIFNMVAEQKGFSHNHATYSTLIHKLAQAKKFQTVDALLHQMTYETCKFHENIFLNLMKHFAKSSLHERVLEMFCAIQPIVREKPSPKAVSTCLNILVESKQIDLAQKFLLHVKDLKIMPNTCIFNILVKHHCKGGDLESAFEVVQEMKKCKSSYPNLITYSTLMAGLCENGRLKEALELFEEMVSKDQILPDALTYSVLINGFCRGGKVDRAWKIIEFMRNNGCNPNVFNYSVLMNGFCKEGRLEEAIEVFHEMKNCGLKPDTVGYTTLINCFCATGKTDEAIELVKEMTDMKCKADVVTYNVLLKGLCREGRFDEAIKMLEKLAYEGVYLNKGSYRIVLNFLFQEDELEKSCKLLGLMLSRGFVPHHATSNELLASLCKAGMVDDAVTAFFGLAGMRFKPEPESWALLIEYICRERKLLSAFELLDELVTKETDNFPPF; this is encoded by the coding sequence ATGAGGGTCCTTTCACATAACTACCGTACATTCTCCACTTCAACTTCAGCACGATATTCATTTCCATGGATATCTCCACTGCAATTTTCCAAAGAAGCTTCTCCTGTACCACATTCTCTAGAGGAAACCTCAAACACCCTTGTGGAAGCTCCAAGGAAACGAAAGTTCATCTCACACGAGTCTGCCATAAATTTGATCAAGCATGAGAGAGATCCACAACATGCATTAGAAATATTCAACATGGTGGCTGAGCAAAAGGGATTTAGTCACAACCATGCTACCTATTCAACCTTAATCCATAAGCTAGCACAAGCTAAGAAGTTTCAGACTGTTGATGCACTTCTTCACCAAATGACCTATGAAACTTGcaaatttcatgaaaatatATTCCTTAACCTTATGAAGCATTTTGCCAAGTCCTCTCTACATGAAAGAGTGTTGGAGATGTTCTGTGCTATTCAACCAATTGTACGTGAGAAGCCCTCTCCCAAAGCCGTCAGCACGTGTCTTAATATATTAGTTGAGTCGAAGCAGATAGATTTGGCCCAGAAATTTCTGTTGCATGTCAAGGATTTGAAAATAATGCCCAATACCTGCATCTTTAACATCTTAGTTAAGCATCACTGCAAAGGAGGGGATCTCGAATCTGCCTTCGAAGTTGTGCAGGAGATGAAGAAGTGTAAGAGCTCTTATCCTAATTTGATTACCTACTCAACTCTGATGGCTGGGCTATGTGAAAATGGAAGACTTAAAGAAGCACTTGAATTATTTGAGGAGATGGTGTCAAAAGATCAAATATTGCCTGATGCTCTTACATACAGTGTTTTGATTAATGGTTTCTGCCGCGGTGGGAAAGTTGATCGAGCATGGAAGATAATAGAGTTCATGAGAAATAACGGATGTAACCCAAATGTATTTAATTATTCAGTCCTGATGAATGGATTTTGTAAAGAAGGAAGATTGGAGGAGGCCATAGAGGTTTTTCATGAAATGAAGAATTGTGGGCTAAAGCCTGATACAGTCGGCTATACTACACTGATAAATTGCTTTTGCGCGACGGGGAAAACAGACGAAGCTATAGAGCTGGTTAAAGAGATGACAGACATGAAATGCAAAGCTGATGTGGTAACTTATAATGTGTTACTTAAAGGTTTATGCAGAGAAGGAAGATTCGACGAGGCTATCAAGATGCTCGAGAAACTAGCTTATGAGGGTGTTTATTTGAACAAAGGAAGTTACAGGATTGTTTTGAACTTCTTGTTCCAAGAAGACGAGTTGGAAAAGAGTTGTAAACTGCTGGGTTTAATGCTTAGCAGAGGATTTGTGCCGCATCATGCAACTTCAAACGAGCTGTTGGCTTCTCTTTGTAAAGCTGGAATGGTAGATGATGCAGTTACGGCTTTCTTCGGGTTAGCTGGAATGAGGTTTAAACCAGAACCCGAATCCTGGGCTCTTTTGATCGAATACATTTGCAGGGAAAGAAAATTATTGTCTGCGTTTGAACTGCTTGATGAGTTAGTTACAAAAGAAACTGATAATTTTCCACCATTTTGA